In Fluviicola taffensis DSM 16823, the following are encoded in one genomic region:
- a CDS encoding TolC family protein, producing MKQNIWKVGLIVMQVLILPQAFSQTPPTLKEILDSALVIDHTIQNSELSVELSKIDQERIKDAYMPRLEIDAKGGYLYSAFNLTSPAFALPSLGLALPEHTNNYQLSSFVVTTNAKASILLYGGGEVSNMKKANQAKINAQTVLLEKDKQEVLSQTLTAYDQLGMLKEVKKVLDGAEKRLQENKNTAEKAYSYGIITAYELKKIELAQSQLQSKQREYEGKRRLVLLQLHVLTHIEMSRLELLDVNLATIAAEKQQSVTNKPELQALTYSIEAYQYKLKAAKTWWVPKVGASASLGYAGLLNGNIQSKDPMMMTGEPLDYRFNNLNVFPLVNAGIGLKWNVFDGREGISSVKKAKIDLKIAQNNQQDAQEKLDLNLQKNEIEMQISEDQLAEKDKSREIARNAMNQASEEFKTGLIKSTQLIEAENDLQQAEMEYAQAIFNQRRTSVTYLKAAGNLTLEKIGK from the coding sequence ATGAAACAGAATATATGGAAAGTGGGACTGATTGTGATGCAGGTATTAATTTTGCCTCAAGCTTTTTCTCAAACACCTCCCACATTAAAAGAAATACTCGACAGCGCTTTGGTCATTGATCACACAATTCAAAATAGCGAATTAAGCGTTGAATTGTCGAAGATTGATCAGGAGAGAATCAAAGATGCTTACATGCCGAGATTGGAGATAGATGCGAAAGGTGGTTATTTGTATTCGGCGTTTAATCTAACATCCCCTGCATTCGCACTCCCCAGTTTGGGATTGGCTTTACCTGAGCACACCAATAATTATCAGCTGAGCTCATTTGTGGTAACAACCAATGCAAAAGCCTCTATTTTGCTTTATGGCGGTGGCGAAGTTTCCAACATGAAAAAAGCGAACCAAGCAAAGATTAATGCTCAAACGGTTTTACTGGAAAAAGACAAACAGGAAGTTCTGAGTCAGACTTTAACAGCTTATGATCAGCTGGGAATGCTGAAAGAAGTTAAAAAGGTATTGGATGGTGCTGAAAAACGCCTTCAGGAGAACAAAAATACTGCTGAAAAAGCTTATTCCTATGGAATTATTACGGCTTATGAGCTAAAAAAAATAGAATTGGCTCAATCCCAACTTCAGTCAAAACAAAGGGAATATGAAGGTAAAAGACGTTTGGTTCTGCTTCAATTGCACGTTTTGACTCATATTGAAATGAGTCGTCTGGAGCTACTGGATGTGAATCTGGCAACCATCGCGGCGGAAAAACAACAATCCGTAACCAACAAACCAGAATTACAAGCTTTGACTTATTCCATCGAAGCATATCAATACAAATTGAAAGCAGCAAAAACCTGGTGGGTTCCTAAAGTAGGAGCTTCTGCTTCCTTGGGTTATGCAGGTTTGCTGAATGGAAACATTCAAAGTAAAGATCCGATGATGATGACAGGAGAGCCGTTAGATTATCGGTTCAATAACCTCAATGTTTTTCCTTTGGTAAATGCGGGAATCGGTTTGAAATGGAATGTGTTTGATGGCCGAGAAGGAATTTCTTCCGTCAAAAAAGCAAAAATCGATTTGAAAATTGCTCAAAATAATCAGCAGGATGCTCAGGAGAAACTAGATCTCAATCTGCAAAAAAACGAAATTGAAATGCAAATTTCAGAGGATCAGCTGGCCGAAAAAGACAAATCCAGAGAAATTGCTAGAAATGCCATGAATCAGGCAAGCGAAGAATTCAAGACAGGATTAATCAAATCCACCCAATTAATAGAAGCAGAGAATGACTTGCAGCAGGCAGAAATGGAGTATGCCCAGGCCATTTTCAACCAACGCAGAACTTCAGTAACTTACCTGAAAGCAGCAGGAAATTTGACACTAGAAAAAATCGGAAAATAA
- a CDS encoding HlyD family secretion protein: MKTQINIAIAASLIVGLTGCSENTSRPVEGKIKRKIISFTPKVTGRVLKIYVEEGDIVQPGDTLAMLDVPEVDAKLKQVSGVVKAATAQNTMANNGATSNQRKQLKAKYAAASEQFQFAEKSYNRAKAMFDDGLMAPQNYDEVFVKYQASKAQLDAVTAELNEVEKGVRFETKDATFGQKEQALGALEEVEIAYSEKYIIATNTMQIETISLNEGELATAGYALFNGYIPASTYFRMTIPESEIGQYKIGQELTLMIPYNKQSVKGKIRIIKQLSRYADITAAYPDYQLEDAIYELKIIPNQTNQLTDLLVNATVILEK; this comes from the coding sequence ATGAAAACACAAATCAATATAGCAATTGCAGCATCCCTTATCGTTGGATTAACAGGATGTTCTGAAAATACAAGCCGACCAGTCGAAGGCAAAATCAAGCGAAAAATCATCTCGTTTACACCAAAAGTAACTGGACGGGTTCTGAAAATTTACGTCGAAGAAGGAGATATCGTACAGCCTGGAGATACACTAGCAATGCTTGACGTTCCAGAAGTAGATGCAAAATTGAAACAAGTTTCCGGAGTGGTAAAAGCTGCGACAGCTCAAAATACAATGGCAAACAATGGAGCAACAAGCAATCAGCGTAAACAACTGAAAGCGAAGTATGCCGCTGCAAGCGAACAATTTCAATTTGCGGAGAAGTCGTATAATCGTGCAAAAGCAATGTTTGATGATGGCTTGATGGCACCACAAAATTATGATGAGGTATTTGTGAAATATCAAGCATCAAAAGCACAACTGGATGCCGTTACCGCTGAGTTGAATGAAGTGGAAAAAGGAGTTCGTTTCGAAACCAAAGATGCAACTTTTGGACAAAAAGAACAAGCTTTGGGAGCTTTGGAAGAAGTAGAGATTGCTTATTCCGAAAAGTACATTATTGCAACAAATACCATGCAGATAGAAACGATTAGTCTGAATGAAGGAGAGTTGGCAACTGCTGGATATGCGTTGTTTAACGGATATATTCCTGCATCCACTTATTTCCGAATGACCATTCCAGAAAGTGAAATCGGGCAATACAAGATCGGTCAGGAACTTACTTTAATGATTCCTTACAACAAGCAATCAGTGAAAGGAAAAATCCGCATCATTAAACAATTGAGTCGTTATGCAGATATTACTGCAGCATACCCTGATTATCAGTTGGAAGATGCAATTTACGAATTGAAGATTATTCCAAATCAAACAAATCAATTGACTGATTTATTGGTTAATGCAACCGTAATCCTTGAAAAATAA
- a CDS encoding ABC transporter permease, giving the protein MKVIQNWFGLLKREFGRFLRNKTLLSVFFLAPIIYAVLLAFVYQEGKVTEIPIIVVDKDATPLSAQVIEMLQDNEGIQVEKQVFELKDIKKEMIRNSAAAVIVIPDRFEADILQTRYPEIQIFCNTSNILTANFASKSIQQSLGTFAVGTEVKALQKRGMSYSQAMTKYEPFKQNYQKVFNKTGNYFTFMWPAMLAVVLQQVILLAMAVSFSTEFEEKTFNSELMDGRRFAIGAILIKNIPIWFFSVIIIGFFYLFHLLFNAPVPSQVSSFVVITGFFVVAVSLLGTVVSMLIPNALKATQILMIIASPSFIIGGYTWPLEAMPQGIQFFASIIPLTPFLNSFKILLIEGGELADCVKDLSTMGIQILVYGILSLLLIKWRMYKSKSLVAKEEK; this is encoded by the coding sequence ATGAAAGTAATTCAAAATTGGTTTGGTTTATTGAAACGCGAATTTGGACGGTTTTTAAGAAATAAAACATTGTTATCCGTCTTTTTCTTAGCTCCAATTATTTATGCTGTTTTGCTGGCATTTGTTTATCAGGAAGGAAAGGTCACGGAAATTCCAATTATTGTGGTTGATAAAGATGCCACTCCTTTAAGCGCCCAAGTAATCGAAATGCTTCAGGATAATGAAGGTATTCAGGTTGAAAAACAAGTATTTGAGCTCAAAGACATTAAGAAAGAAATGATTCGAAACTCTGCTGCTGCAGTGATTGTTATTCCAGATCGTTTTGAAGCAGATATTTTACAGACACGATATCCTGAAATTCAGATTTTTTGTAATACGTCTAATATTTTGACAGCCAATTTTGCTAGTAAATCCATTCAGCAGTCGTTAGGAACTTTTGCAGTGGGGACAGAAGTCAAAGCTTTGCAGAAAAGAGGAATGTCGTATTCACAGGCGATGACGAAATACGAACCTTTCAAACAGAATTACCAGAAAGTGTTCAATAAAACAGGCAATTATTTCACTTTTATGTGGCCAGCAATGTTGGCAGTGGTATTGCAGCAGGTTATTTTGCTGGCAATGGCAGTGAGTTTTTCAACGGAATTTGAAGAGAAAACGTTCAACTCTGAATTGATGGACGGAAGACGATTTGCAATTGGTGCAATCCTGATTAAGAATATTCCGATTTGGTTCTTTTCAGTAATAATTATCGGATTTTTCTACCTGTTTCATTTGCTTTTCAACGCACCAGTTCCTAGTCAGGTTTCAAGCTTTGTTGTTATCACAGGTTTTTTCGTAGTTGCTGTTTCATTGTTGGGAACCGTGGTGAGTATGTTGATTCCAAATGCATTGAAAGCAACTCAGATTCTAATGATTATTGCATCTCCTAGTTTTATTATAGGCGGTTATACCTGGCCGCTCGAAGCAATGCCCCAGGGAATTCAATTTTTTGCCTCCATTATTCCGCTAACACCCTTTTTAAATTCATTCAAAATTCTATTGATTGAAGGAGGTGAATTAGCAGATTGTGTGAAAGATCTTTCAACAATGGGAATTCAAATACTGGTGTATGGAATTTTAAGCCTCCTTCTAATCAAATGGAGAATGTATAAATCCAAATCTCTAGTTGCGAAAGAAGAAAAGTAG
- a CDS encoding endo alpha-1,4 polygalactosaminidase, with product MISKLTFFLIAILFLFSCKEKKTRKAGVNMQDFIIAISDYARAQDPDFILIPQNGEEILFDDIDPENSVNPRLVQAIDGYGVEELFYNGSSYSPDDYRLNILRQVSPELKIMVADYLSDDSNTSNAFQSADDKQFIAFPRASSNYDYKYIPSTVYHENANNIQTLTQAQNYLYLISTDNYSDKASFLSAIQQTNFDVVIIDAFFGDELLTSTEVASLKTKLNGGQRLVISYMNIGSAEKYRYYWKKTWGLHHPLWLKKKYDGYKDEIWVKFWKKDWQEIIYGKSDSYTQKLLDAGFDGAYLDNVEGFYFLYHKD from the coding sequence ATGATATCGAAACTAACTTTTTTCCTGATTGCAATACTATTCCTTTTCTCCTGCAAAGAGAAGAAAACGCGAAAAGCAGGTGTTAACATGCAGGATTTCATTATTGCAATCAGTGATTATGCACGTGCTCAAGATCCAGATTTTATTCTGATTCCTCAAAACGGAGAGGAAATTCTGTTTGATGATATTGATCCCGAAAATTCTGTAAACCCTAGATTGGTCCAAGCAATTGATGGCTATGGAGTGGAGGAATTATTCTACAACGGATCATCTTATTCCCCCGATGATTACCGTCTGAATATACTTCGACAAGTAAGTCCAGAATTAAAAATCATGGTAGCGGATTATTTGAGCGATGACTCCAATACTTCCAATGCTTTTCAGTCTGCAGATGACAAACAATTCATCGCTTTTCCAAGAGCTAGTTCCAATTACGATTACAAGTATATTCCTTCAACCGTCTATCACGAAAATGCAAATAACATTCAAACGCTTACTCAGGCTCAGAATTACCTCTATTTGATTAGTACAGACAATTATTCCGACAAAGCGAGTTTTCTCTCAGCTATTCAGCAAACGAACTTTGATGTGGTGATTATTGACGCTTTTTTTGGGGATGAATTATTGACTTCAACAGAGGTAGCAAGCCTGAAAACCAAATTAAATGGTGGACAGCGATTAGTGATTTCATACATGAATATTGGTTCAGCAGAAAAATACCGCTATTACTGGAAGAAAACTTGGGGGCTGCATCATCCGCTATGGCTGAAGAAAAAATACGACGGCTACAAAGATGAAATTTGGGTGAAATTTTGGAAGAAAGACTGGCAAGAAATCATTTATGGAAAATCGGATTCGTACACTCAGAAATTGTTGGATGCAGGATTTGATGGGGCGTATTTGGATAACGTAGAAGGGTTTTACTTTCTTTACCACAAAGACTAA
- a CDS encoding glycosyltransferase family 4 protein, protein MRIGINTRFLLSSKMEGFGWYTFEVVKRMVEAHPEHEFVFFFDRKFDEKFVFAKNVTPVVLFPPARHPILFVWWFEHSIKRALKKYEIDVFYSPDGYLSLKSDVPQIGVIHDLNFEHHPEDIPASPLRYLRKYFPKFAKKAAHVLTVSEYSKQDIIQSYNISPSKITVAWNGASESFVPLSDDEIQAVRTQKTEGRPYFIFVGAIHPRKNVGRLIEAFGKFAEVNNDIDLLIVGESLWGNNASSIPEVSGNLKKRIRFTGHVSLEELNKFMGAAFALTYIPYFEGFGIPLVEAMRCGIPIISGNLTCLPEVAGEAAIYVNPFDTEEVSKAMTELVVDEQKYQELKVKSLERAELFSWDHTAEATWNVIADVGTPNQGNTI, encoded by the coding sequence ATGCGCATTGGAATAAATACTCGATTCTTGTTGTCTTCCAAAATGGAAGGTTTCGGATGGTACACTTTTGAAGTGGTGAAACGTATGGTGGAAGCACATCCAGAACACGAATTTGTGTTCTTCTTCGATCGAAAGTTTGATGAGAAATTTGTTTTTGCGAAAAATGTGACACCCGTTGTTTTGTTTCCGCCTGCTCGTCATCCAATTCTTTTTGTATGGTGGTTTGAACATTCCATCAAACGAGCACTCAAGAAATACGAAATAGATGTCTTTTATTCGCCTGATGGATACTTGTCTTTAAAATCCGATGTTCCACAAATTGGTGTAATCCACGATTTGAATTTCGAACATCACCCAGAAGATATTCCAGCAAGCCCTTTGAGGTATTTACGCAAATACTTTCCGAAATTTGCGAAAAAGGCAGCGCATGTCCTCACTGTTTCTGAGTATTCGAAACAGGATATCATTCAATCTTACAACATTTCACCTTCTAAAATAACGGTTGCTTGGAACGGAGCTTCGGAATCTTTTGTTCCATTAAGTGACGACGAAATTCAAGCTGTACGAACACAAAAAACAGAAGGTCGGCCATACTTTATTTTTGTAGGAGCAATTCATCCTCGCAAAAATGTGGGACGATTAATAGAAGCTTTTGGAAAATTTGCTGAAGTAAATAACGACATTGATTTATTAATTGTTGGCGAAAGTTTGTGGGGCAATAATGCGTCTTCTATTCCTGAAGTTTCTGGAAATTTGAAAAAACGGATTCGTTTTACAGGACATGTTTCTTTGGAAGAATTGAACAAATTCATGGGTGCAGCCTTTGCCCTCACGTACATTCCATACTTTGAAGGATTTGGAATTCCATTAGTTGAAGCTATGCGCTGTGGTATTCCAATTATCTCTGGAAATCTGACTTGTTTGCCTGAAGTGGCAGGTGAAGCGGCCATTTATGTAAATCCATTCGACACAGAAGAGGTTTCAAAAGCAATGACAGAGTTGGTTGTTGACGAACAGAAATACCAAGAATTGAAAGTAAAAAGTCTAGAACGCGCCGAATTATTTTCATGGGACCATACTGCAGAAGCCACTTGGAACGTTATAGCTGATGTCGGTACGCCAAACCAAGGCAACACTATTTAA
- a CDS encoding DKNYY domain-containing protein: MKQTIDLATFQELGDGYYKDYSNKYYFESMADGGEFRVVYNDLRTYTALDHQFFRGDDGKLYIQTEQLINPPENYGPRFYRQVPDIDVSTYQELNANSDYKKDKNCIYWEYGTTDGTFIKLVKADLETFQVIEFGLGKDKKHVFFHGEIVEGLNPKSVKTYKDYENFEAKRRKHK; this comes from the coding sequence TTGAAACAAACCATCGATCTAGCAACATTTCAAGAATTAGGTGATGGCTATTACAAAGATTATTCTAACAAATACTATTTTGAATCCATGGCTGACGGCGGTGAATTTCGTGTTGTTTACAATGATCTGCGGACTTATACAGCTCTTGACCATCAATTTTTTCGCGGAGATGACGGGAAATTGTACATCCAAACAGAACAATTAATCAATCCACCAGAAAATTATGGGCCCAGATTCTACCGGCAAGTGCCAGATATTGACGTATCAACTTACCAAGAATTGAATGCGAATTCTGACTATAAGAAAGACAAAAATTGCATCTATTGGGAGTATGGAACAACAGATGGAACATTCATTAAATTGGTGAAAGCCGATCTTGAAACCTTTCAGGTTATTGAGTTTGGCTTAGGTAAAGATAAAAAACACGTATTCTTTCACGGTGAAATTGTGGAAGGTTTGAATCCTAAGTCTGTGAAAACTTACAAGGATTACGAAAATTTTGAGGCAAAGCGGAGGAAACATAAATGA
- a CDS encoding FkbM family methyltransferase encodes MKNSVKYILQKLLGLHTYLYVFALYKIRTLRSDKKENDFFTFLSLLKDGKGDVLDIGANLGVMTVHLANTLPNTTIHAFEPMPANVSVLKKIIAKFKLSKAKIHEIALGDESGTAKMVLPVNGSTIMQGLSHVKHETITEWNEGQEVDVKLDKLDNILNGQPVQAIKIDIENFEYFALKGANRIITSNKPIIYAELWDNENRSKCFDYLKSFNYSVYVGENKSIVLFDSSKHHTQNFIFIAE; translated from the coding sequence ATGAAGAATAGCGTTAAATATATTTTACAGAAATTGTTAGGTTTACATACCTATCTGTATGTCTTTGCGCTTTACAAAATTAGAACCCTACGCTCCGACAAAAAAGAGAATGATTTCTTTACTTTTTTATCCTTATTGAAAGATGGTAAAGGAGATGTTTTAGATATTGGAGCGAATTTGGGAGTTATGACTGTTCATTTGGCCAATACCCTTCCAAATACAACTATTCATGCTTTTGAACCAATGCCTGCAAATGTAAGTGTTCTCAAAAAGATCATTGCAAAATTTAAGTTGTCGAAAGCTAAAATTCACGAGATTGCCCTTGGAGATGAGTCTGGAACTGCAAAAATGGTTTTGCCTGTAAATGGAAGTACAATCATGCAGGGTTTAAGTCATGTGAAGCACGAAACAATCACGGAGTGGAATGAAGGCCAGGAAGTAGATGTGAAGTTGGACAAGTTGGATAATATTTTAAATGGTCAACCAGTTCAAGCTATTAAAATTGATATTGAGAATTTCGAATATTTTGCGCTTAAAGGTGCTAATAGAATTATTACATCAAACAAACCAATCATTTATGCAGAACTTTGGGACAATGAAAACAGGTCCAAATGTTTTGATTATTTGAAATCGTTCAATTATTCGGTTTATGTTGGCGAGAATAAATCGATTGTTTTGTTTGATTCATCTAAACATCACACACAAAACTTTATTTTCATCGCAGAATAA
- a CDS encoding oligosaccharide flippase family protein encodes MQKLFLKGLGITLLLNLLVKPATIFLVDIKMQNELGSATYGIFQTMLSFTFLFSMFLDMGITNFMTRMIAQHPHMIYKYSNRLFTFRLILVVIYVLWTVSLFFILQFPMQWFWVLSALIAHQISIITVNYVRAYTGGLLKFSLDAALSVAERSVYFIFGGILMYTTFIEPINLGWFVTAFVGSSAISLVIATFIYLKIVAFPKFHWDTDFFKAIFRQSYPYAILVILMMLTARLDAVFIEKLHPDGTNQVSYYTQSFRLLDACWMFAVLFGSILLPVFSRLLKENGSTTGIMTTALNILFSGGLLMVVFTIGIKETMFDMLYEDANAYSYYTWVFHSIAFIPMCFTVVFGTLLTANGSLRILNQIALLSLIVVCILNLVLVPFFGAIGAAIAFLVAQSILGVLQYFVVRYRMKHLLAKNTWLKLFILSLCLIAFMFAEIVFQWSILYYIVGLGLLWVVLVFGLKIIDLVQILSLLSKKEN; translated from the coding sequence ATGCAGAAACTGTTTTTAAAGGGATTAGGCATTACGCTATTGTTGAATTTACTTGTTAAACCAGCTACTATTTTCTTGGTTGATATCAAGATGCAAAATGAGCTAGGTTCTGCAACGTATGGAATTTTCCAGACGATGTTGAGCTTCACTTTTTTGTTTTCCATGTTTTTGGATATGGGAATTACCAATTTCATGACTCGGATGATTGCTCAGCACCCACACATGATTTACAAATACAGCAATCGCCTCTTTACTTTTCGTCTGATTTTAGTGGTGATTTATGTTCTTTGGACAGTTTCACTCTTTTTCATCTTGCAATTTCCAATGCAATGGTTTTGGGTCTTGAGCGCATTGATTGCACACCAAATCAGTATCATCACAGTGAATTATGTCCGCGCATATACGGGCGGATTGCTAAAGTTTAGCTTAGATGCAGCACTTTCTGTGGCGGAAAGAAGTGTGTACTTTATTTTCGGTGGAATTTTGATGTATACCACTTTTATTGAGCCTATTAACTTAGGGTGGTTTGTTACTGCTTTTGTAGGTTCTTCTGCAATTTCATTAGTCATTGCAACTTTTATTTACTTGAAAATTGTTGCCTTTCCAAAATTTCATTGGGACACAGATTTTTTCAAAGCCATTTTTAGACAGTCCTATCCTTATGCAATTTTAGTTATACTCATGATGTTGACGGCGCGTTTAGACGCGGTGTTTATCGAAAAACTTCATCCTGATGGTACGAATCAAGTTTCGTATTACACACAAAGCTTTCGCTTACTAGATGCCTGTTGGATGTTTGCTGTTTTATTCGGAAGTATTCTTTTGCCTGTATTCTCTAGACTTTTGAAAGAAAATGGTTCCACAACTGGAATTATGACAACAGCATTAAATATTCTATTTTCAGGTGGTTTACTGATGGTAGTATTTACAATTGGAATCAAAGAAACGATGTTTGATATGTTGTATGAAGACGCGAACGCGTATTCCTATTACACTTGGGTTTTCCATTCAATCGCCTTTATTCCAATGTGTTTCACTGTTGTTTTTGGAACGCTTTTAACTGCAAATGGATCTTTGAGAATCTTGAATCAAATTGCTCTATTATCCTTAATTGTTGTGTGTATTTTGAATCTTGTTTTAGTTCCATTTTTTGGCGCAATTGGCGCGGCAATAGCATTTTTAGTTGCGCAATCTATTTTAGGAGTTCTTCAATATTTCGTGGTGAGATATAGAATGAAACATCTATTAGCAAAAAACACGTGGTTAAAATTATTTATACTAAGTCTCTGTTTAATTGCGTTTATGTTTGCTGAGATTGTTTTTCAGTGGAGTATTCTCTATTACATTGTTGGTTTAGGCTTGTTGTGGGTTGTTTTGGTTTTTGGTCTAAAAATCATTGATTTGGTTCAAATATTAAGCTTGCTCAGTAAGAAGGAGAATTAA
- the galE gene encoding UDP-glucose 4-epimerase GalE has product MIESKEILVTGGTGFIGSHTVVELIELGYEPIILDNWSNSSQAILKQISAITGKDCVFYHGDMRDLEFLRSVFKKHSISGVIHFAAFKAVAESVEKPLHYYDNNLGALLNLLKCLEEFEVNKIVFSSSCTVYGVANSLDPLTEEMPVGKPNSPYGWTKWMAEQILMDIAKGTSLRPIFLRYFNPMGAHVSGKLGELPLGPPNNVLPYITQTAAGIRKELTIFGNDYDTPDGTCVRDYIHVMDVAKAHVKSLMHSFESAFEVFNLGTGKGTSVLELVQLFEQVTSKKLNYHFGARRPGDVDALYADVSKAKKFLNWNTERTIEDAILDAWKWEQYRLEHEIS; this is encoded by the coding sequence ATGATTGAAAGCAAAGAAATTCTTGTAACAGGTGGAACTGGTTTTATTGGTTCTCATACGGTTGTTGAGTTAATTGAGTTGGGGTATGAGCCCATTATTTTGGATAATTGGTCCAATTCTAGTCAGGCAATTCTAAAACAAATTAGCGCAATTACAGGTAAAGACTGTGTTTTTTACCACGGAGATATGCGCGATTTAGAATTTTTGAGATCTGTTTTCAAAAAACATTCAATTTCTGGAGTGATTCATTTTGCAGCTTTTAAAGCAGTTGCCGAATCGGTTGAAAAGCCATTGCATTACTACGACAATAATTTGGGTGCTCTTCTAAATTTATTGAAATGTTTGGAAGAATTTGAAGTAAATAAAATCGTTTTTTCGTCTTCCTGTACCGTTTATGGAGTTGCAAATAGTTTGGATCCCTTAACGGAGGAAATGCCAGTTGGGAAACCAAATTCACCCTATGGCTGGACAAAATGGATGGCGGAACAAATACTGATGGATATTGCTAAAGGAACATCTCTACGGCCTATTTTTTTAAGATATTTCAATCCAATGGGAGCACATGTTAGTGGAAAATTAGGAGAACTGCCTCTTGGACCACCAAATAACGTACTTCCATATATTACCCAAACTGCAGCTGGAATAAGAAAAGAATTAACGATTTTCGGGAATGATTATGACACTCCAGATGGAACGTGTGTGAGAGATTATATCCACGTGATGGATGTGGCAAAAGCTCACGTAAAATCGCTAATGCACTCGTTTGAATCTGCTTTTGAAGTGTTTAATCTTGGAACAGGTAAAGGAACATCCGTTCTCGAATTGGTTCAACTATTCGAACAAGTGACGAGCAAGAAATTGAATTATCACTTTGGTGCCAGAAGACCTGGAGATGTAGATGCATTGTATGCAGATGTATCCAAAGCAAAGAAATTTTTAAACTGGAATACAGAAAGAACCATTGAAGATGCTATTTTAGATGCATGGAAATGGGAACAATATCGCTTGGAGCATGAGATTTCTTAA
- a CDS encoding outer membrane beta-barrel protein: MRFLKLLICLLIACQGFAQSDSIYSKRATRYRPGIFWFFTGMRPGKTGKYDRLVIDVTYNQLQKTGGVSQNPARSFGCNLNLMWDTPLTKAKTVSFGIGLAYKYQKTGPKGLFFADGSNSYTHYYADSSYMDYRKNTFGNHILAIPIEFRFRTHGWQHFKVHIGGSVGYRLQTFQKMWPEKKHAIKDKSLPDVNRLVYGVHMRIGIRNWALFADYTLAPQFKSNKSDKISALAFGVSLSLF, translated from the coding sequence ATGAGATTTCTTAAACTACTTATTTGTTTGCTTATTGCTTGCCAAGGATTTGCGCAGTCGGATAGCATCTATTCAAAACGTGCTACCCGCTATCGTCCTGGAATATTTTGGTTTTTCACTGGGATGAGACCTGGAAAAACAGGAAAATATGACCGTTTAGTAATCGATGTGACTTACAATCAATTACAGAAAACAGGTGGAGTAAGCCAAAATCCAGCACGCTCTTTTGGTTGCAATCTGAACTTGATGTGGGATACGCCACTGACAAAAGCGAAAACGGTTTCTTTCGGAATAGGATTGGCTTATAAATATCAAAAAACGGGTCCAAAAGGATTGTTTTTTGCCGATGGTTCAAATTCCTATACCCACTATTATGCTGATTCCAGTTACATGGATTATCGAAAAAACACCTTTGGAAACCATATTCTTGCAATTCCTATTGAATTTCGTTTTAGAACACATGGATGGCAACACTTCAAAGTGCATATAGGAGGGTCGGTAGGTTATCGCTTACAAACATTTCAGAAAATGTGGCCTGAAAAAAAACATGCGATAAAAGATAAGTCTTTGCCCGATGTGAACAGGTTGGTTTATGGAGTTCATATGAGAATTGGAATTCGTAATTGGGCCTTATTTGCCGATTATACCTTAGCACCCCAATTTAAGAGTAATAAGAGTGACAAAATCAGCGCATTAGCTTTTGGTGTTTCACTTTCACTTTTTTAA